Proteins encoded in a region of the Quercus lobata isolate SW786 chromosome 8, ValleyOak3.0 Primary Assembly, whole genome shotgun sequence genome:
- the LOC115956707 gene encoding putative F-box protein At3g16210, which translates to MAMSELPPLIIMDIFSRLPITTILQCKSVCKTWFNIISDPYFTKLHHARAPVSLILRASGNFFSRWYVLALEGWDKHDSFVPLKQLPREISHLGEALQFETWCNGLLCISAYCPKNSVTNYVLNVITGEYMSLPKPGPKSDGFKRTIRGFGFSQATKRYKVIQEIYEDRKPLATHQHHHTSHSQLELVQPYNNSTFICHFDIENEQLKPFPGPPVQDFSQVEKMNLGVSGGFLYLSENLLTSCSVEIWVMKDYGIKKSWTKEFVIPDTQCLYAYNARGYNEHQLEVRGISTSYSMYPFVPSLVSLKEAVIGESSQRLDEATKISSKSKVEASNRKGHSSVHRAVEPISEHKRQRSISEVQ; encoded by the exons ATGGCAATGTCAGAACTCCCCCCATTAATAATTATGGATATTTTCTCCAGACTTCCCATCACAACCATCCTTCAATGTAAGAGTGTTTGTAAGACCTGGTTCAATATAATCTCTGACCCGTATTTCACTAAGTTGCACCATGCAAGAGCACCTGTCAGCCTTATTTTACGGGCCTCTGGTAACTTTTTTAGCAGATGGTATGTGCTTGCACTTGAAGGCTGGGACAAACATGATTCTTTTGTTCCACTAAAGCAGCTGCCACGAGAGATTAGCCATCTGGGTGAAGCACTGCAATTTGAAACCTGGTGCAATGGCTTGCTATGCATCAGCGCATACTGCCCCAAAAATTCAGTTACTAATTACGTGCTAAATGTAATTACAGGAGAGTACATGAGCCTTCCAAAACCAGGACCCAAAAGTGATGGTTTCAAAAGAACAATACGTGGGTTTGGTTTCAGCCAAGCCACTAAGCGATACAAGGTGATTCAAGAAATTTATGAAGATAGGAAGCCTTTGGCGACGCACCAACATCATCATACATCTCATTCTCAACTTGAG TTGGTTCAGCCTTATAACAACTCCACATTTATATGTCATTTTGACATTGAGAATGAGCAACTTAAACCATTCCCGGGACCCCCAGTTCAAGACTTTTCACAAGTCGAGAAAATGAATTTGGGAGTATCAGGAGGTTTCCTCTACTTAAGTGAGAACCTTCTGACTTCTTGTTCTGTTGAAATTTGGGTTATGAAGGATTATGGCATCAAGAAATCTTGGACTAAAGAGTTTGTTATCCCTGATACGCAATG TCTTTATGCCTACAATGCTAGAGGATATAATGAGCACCAACTTGAGGTTCGTGGTATTTCAACGTCCTACAGTATGTATCCTTTCGTACCCAGCCTTGTTTCGCTCAAGGAAGCTGTGATTGGGGAAAGTTCACAG AGATTAGATGAAGCTACCAAGATCAGTAGCAAGAGCAAGGTAGAAGCTAGCAACAGAAAGGGTCATAGCAGTGTTCACAGAGCAGTTGAACCTATATCAGAGCATAAACGACAAAGAAGCATAAGTGAAGTACAATGA